A stretch of Phaeodactylum tricornutum CCAP 1055/1 chromosome 26, whole genome shotgun sequence DNA encodes these proteins:
- the Ran2 gene encoding predicted protein (Ran-type small GTPase, ortholog of T. pseudonana TPS_111168): MGRKVVGVGKKNPPKPSGANNARLRSSKALLTAKSNPALASSQTPEFKLVLIGDSGVGKTSFVKRHLTGEFEKTFVTTHGAEVHPLLFHTNRGPIKFNVWDTAGTEKFGGLRDGYYIQGQCAIIMFDLTSLVTYKSVPNYYKDLTRVCMNIPIVLTGNKTDEIIFPCKKNMQYYEISAKSNYNCEKPFLSLARQLLGDSQLHFVEAPALQLPETQIDDVQLPETQIDDVTTQNSKAEMLTAAAPPIPEDDEKTV; encoded by the exons ATG GGAAGAAAggtcgtcggcgtcggcaaGAAGAACCCACCAAAGCCTTCAGGAGCCAATAATGCCCGACTGCGTTCGTCGAAAGCATTGCTTACTGCCAAATCAAATCCTGCTCTA GCAAGCTCCCAAACTCCCGAATTCAAGCTCGTTCTCATTGGCGACAGCGGCGTCGGCAAGACGAGCTTTGTCAAGCGCCATTTGACGGGCGAATTCGAAAAGACGTTCGTGACAACACACGGTGCCGAAGTCCATCCCTTACTTTTCCACACCAACCGCGGACCTATCAAATTCAATGTTTGGGACACGGCGGGAACCGAAAAGTTCGGTGGACTTCGCGACGGGTACTACATCCAGGGACAGTGCGCCATTATCATGTTCGACCTTACTTCCCTCGTTACCTACAAGAGTGTTCCCAATTACTACAAAGATCTCACGCGCGTCTGCATGAACATTCCCATTGTGCTCACGGGAAACAAAACGGATGAAATCATATTCCCCTGTAAAAAGAACATGCAGTACTACGAAATCTCCGCTAAATCCAACTACAACTGTGAAAAACCCTTTCTGTCTTTGGCCCGCCAACTCCTTGGAGACAGTCAGTTGCACTTTGTGGAAGCACCCGCTCTACAGCTGCCGGAAACGCAGATCGATGACGTACAGCTGCCGGAAACGCAGATCGATGATGTCACCacacaaaacagcaaagCCGAAATGCTGACCGCCGCCGCCCCCCCTATTCCggaagatgacgagaaaACTGTCTAA
- a CDS encoding predicted protein: MTKRKIPQHRTFGDHSFWDTHCQSYPVFRRRDAVPDPVRLSSDSAIGVTDSVVANTVPVNPYRRIRPESIPAQRRAGDGSSDSCTSPEHRREPSQNKTQAVNARLSKASLSRTGRSAPTSIPPSAESRDTGMKVPFPGTAYPSEQSSPTQSVQALFVHSESIPSNSSPRLLHSNGPQY; encoded by the coding sequence atgacgaaaaggaaaattccCCAACACCGGACTTTTGGTGATCACTCTTTCTGGGACACCCACTGCCAATCCTACCCTGTCTTCCGTCGACGCGACGCCGTCCCTGACCCCGTCCGCCTCTCGTCGGACTCCGCGATTGGAGTTACAGActccgtcgtcgccaatacGGTCCCCGTCAATCCGTACCGCCGAATCCGTCCCGAATCAATCCCTGCTCAACGGCGTGCCGGCGATGGATCATCCGACTCCTGTACCTCACCAGAGCACCGCCGAGAGCCaagccaaaacaaaacacaGGCCGTGAATGCGCGTCTCTCGAAGGCCTCATTATCACGGACCGGAAGGAGCGCTCCGACCAGTATACCGCCAAGTGCGGAAAGCAGAGACACCGGAATGAAAGTGCCTTTCCCCGGCACTGCCTACCCGTCGGAGCAATCATCACCAACGCAGAGTGTACAAGCCCTTTTCGTCCATTCTGAATCCATCCCAAGCAATTCTTCGCCACGCCTCCTCCACTCCAACGGACCCCAATATTGA
- a CDS encoding predicted protein, with protein sequence MTTKSTPKDLIDSFPHSKLTPIATATTKPDYLSLHQLQYEINDNAETLSSTLGDGQHGHLFLVISEPEYLAMTDGVPCIPPVQPPFDPVHAANATAPQIVEANRQNDKRQKLFDLYHNAIKAFRNQLLEAIPIEYIESLGHPTRGFNKVSPLEILSHLWENFGKIQASDLIANDERMKAAWHPPTPIQQLFQQLEKGNQFIIASGQVMDERIIARIGYQIIEKTGLFDLASRDWRYKDEADKTLANFKKHFQKANKDLALTATSSSAGYHTANQSTVTKGKLYCWTHGIVHNTKHTSATCEKQALGHKTGATLHDKQGGSTKTYQYTPPSSVAPNTPPLASSPPFFPPDAIADTGCTGHFLSTNIAHIHCQPTVPGINVVLPDGRTITSSHITELNIPSLPPAARTAHIFPGLSNGSLISIGQLCDHGCTATFTSDTVRIELNNTVVLRGGRSPYTRLWTLDSPVTPNPPATELHAPVHDKNFANHLGDHSGTLADRIAFVHASLFSPQLSTWCKAIDEGRLTTFPDITSAQVKRHPPQSVPMVKGHLDQQRSNLRSTKPKVTLSASVDPDDINFDTNPVVQDPPAARTQFLYADFAEVTGKIFTDPTGRFVTTSSSGNAYMLVVYDYDSNFIHVEAMKNRTGPEILSAYKRAHAMLSSKGLRPQLQHLDNEASTALQQFMSSVDIDFQLAPPHVHRRNAAERAIRTFKNHFIAGLCSTDKNFPLHLWDHLLPQAIMTLNLLRGSRINPNLSSWAQLHGSFDYNCTPLAPPGIRVLVHEKPTIRRTWAPHAADGWYVGPAMNHYRCYRVWIRETTSERISDTLTWFPSQVKMPSTSSRDTIVAAAHDLAHALAHPSPTSPLSPLSVHEREALSQLSDIFSKAANPVDSSLPVAPTATLRPLEN encoded by the exons atgaCCACCAAGTCTACTCCCAAAGACCTCATTGACTCGTTTCCGCACAGCAAACTCACACCGATTGCTACCGCGACAACCAAACCCGATTACTTGTCGCTCCATCAGCTTCAGTATGAAATCAACGACAATGCGGAGACCCTTTCCTCCACTCTTGGAGACGGCCAACACggtcacctttttctcgtaATTTCCGAACCCGAGTACCTCGCAATGACCGACGGCGTTCCATGCATTCCTCCTGTGCAGCCGCCTTTCGACCCAGTTCATGCTGCCAACGCCACCGCTCCTCAAATTGTCGAAGCTAACCGTCAGAACGACAAACgtcaaaagctttttgaCCTTTACCACAACGCCATTAAAGCGTTTCGCAATCAACTCCTTGAAGCCATTCCCATCGAATACATTGAATCTCTCGGTCACCCTACCCGAGGCTTTAACAAAGTCTCTCCCCTCGAAATCCTCTCTCATCTCTGGGAAAATTTTGGTAAAATTCAGGCTTCGGATCTCATTGCTAACGACGAACGCATGAAAGCCGCCTGGCATCCACCAACACCTATCCAgcaacttttccagcagcttgaaaaaggcaatcagTTTATCATCGCGTCTGGCCAAGTCATGGACGAACGTATTATCGCTCGCATCGGCTACCagatcatcgaaaaaacCGGACTCTTTGATCTTGCTTCTCGCGACTGGCGTTATAAAGATGAAGCCGATAAaactttggcaaatttcaaaaaacatttccagaaggccAACAAGGATCTCGCCctcaccgccaccagcagcTCTGCGGGTTACCACACCGCAAATCAGAGTACTGTCACCAAGGGAAAATtgtattgctggacccacGGCATCGTTCACAACACAAAGCACACCAGTGCGACATGTGAAAAACAGGCCCTGGGGCACAAAACCGGCGCTACATTGCACGACAAACAAGGCGGGTCGACTAAGACCTATCAATACACGCCACCG tcttcagttgcaccaaacacTCCTCCGTTAGCTTCCTCCCCGCCATTTTTCCCTCCCGACGCCATTGCAGACACTGGCTGTACCGGACATTTTTTGAGCACCAACATTGCTCACATACATTGCCAACCGACGGTCCCCGGCATCAACGTGGTCCTCCCTGATGGTCGCACAATCACTTCGAGTCATATCACCGAACTCAACATTCCCTCGCTTCCTCCGGCAGCTCGTACCGCCCATATCTTTCCCGGTCTCTCGAATGGATCCCTCATTTCCATCGGCCAACTTTGTGACCACGGCTGTACCGCCACGTTCACATCTGACACAGTCCGCATTGAGCTCAATAACACTGTCGTTCTCCGCGGCGGCCGTTCTCCCTACACCCGATTGTGGACCCTCGACTCCCCTGTAACGCCCAATCCGCCCGCCACTGAATTGCATGCGCCTGtgcacgacaaaaattttgcgAATCACCTCGGAGACCACTCAGGGACCCTTGCCGACCGCATTGCCTTTGTTCATGCATCCTTATTCTCACCACAACTTTCAACATGGTGCAAGGCCATTGACGAAGGCCGCCTCACAACCTTTCCGGACATCACGTCTGCACAGGTAAAACGGCACCCCCCACAGTCCGTCCCTATGGTCAAGGGACACCTTGACCAGCAACGGTCCAACCTACGCTCAACCAAGCCCAAGGTCACCCTGTCTGCCTCTGTTGATCCTGATGACATCAatttcgacaccaatcccGTCGTACAAGACCCTCCAGCCGCCAGGACGCAGTTTTTGTACGCCGATTTCGCCGAAGTCACCGGAAAAATTTTTACTGACCCTACCGGCCGCTTTGTTACCACTTCAAGCTCCGGTAATGCATACATGCTAGTGGTTTATGACTACGATAGCAATTTTATTCATGTCGAAGCCATGAAGAACCGCACCGGTCCCGAGATTTTGAGCGCCTACAAGCGTGCTCACGCCATGCTATCCTCCAAAGGTTTGCGCCCCCAACTCCAACACttagacaacgaagcctccACTGCGTTACAACAATTCATGTCCTCTGTTGACATTGATTTTCAATTAGCTCCTCCGCACGTGCACCGTCGgaacgccgccgaacgggcAATCCGCACGTTCAAAAACCACTTCATTGCAGGTTTGTGCAGCACCGACAAGAACTTTCCGCTTCACCTTTGGGATCACTTACTCCCACAAGCCATCATGACTCTCAACCTTCTTCGAGGGTCTCGTATCAACCCAAATCTGTCGTCCTGGGCCCAACTCCATGGCTCGTTCGACTACAATTGTACCCCTTTGGCTCCCCCGGGCATCCGCGTACTTGTACACGAAAAACCGACAATTCGCAGAACCTGGGCCCCCCACGCAGCCGACGGCTGGTACGTTGGTCCCGCCATGAACCATTACCGATGTTATCGCGTCTGGATCAGGGAGACCACCAGCGAACGCATTTCTGACACCCTGACATGGTTTCCCAGCCAAGTCAAAATGCCCAGCACCTCGTCTCGCGACACAATTGTCGCCGCTGCTCACGATCTTGCCCATGCTCTGGCACATCCATCTCCCACGTCCCCCTTGTCGCCTCTTTCGGTCCACGAACGCGAAGCCCTCTCGCAACTTTCAgatattttttcgaaagccgctAACCCAGTTGACTCATCCCTCCCAGTTGCTCCCACGGCAACCCTAA GGCCGCTCGAAaactga
- a CDS encoding predicted protein, protein MRWQPRKDANGTAHCPHFVVKEKDGTNHSVLFHVRYSNVTRHYESMVHHWCSVDHTATALFEPQPLLFELFNIVLQMDIEEFTPSVSQVLAQLLEYRPNGLDTAYQALFPPLLTPAGSLG, encoded by the coding sequence ATGAGATGGCAGCCAAGGAAGGATGCCAACGGTACGGCACACTGTCCACATTTcgtggtgaaggaaaaggacggaacCAACCACTCGGTCCTGTTTCATGTGCGATACTCCAATGTTACTCGGCATTACGAGAGCATGGTCCACCATTGGTGCTCCGTAGACCACACTGCCACAGCACTATTTGAACCTCAACCTCTCTTGTTCGAACTATTCAACATAGTGCTGCAAATGGATATTGAGGAGTTCACACCTTCCGTCTCCCAAGTCTTGGCACAGCTACTAGAGTATCGCCCTAATGGCTTGGATACGGCCTACCAAGCACTCTTTCCCCCGTTGCTGACCCCGGCCGGGTCTTTGGGATAA
- a CDS encoding predicted protein: protein MTKRKIPQHRTFGDHSFWDTHCQSYPVFRRRDAVPDPVRLSSDSAIGVTDSVVANTVPVNPYRRIRPESIPAQRRAGDGSSDSCTSREHRREPSQNKTQAVNARLSKASLSRTGRSAPTSIPPSAESRDTGMKKPFPGTAYPSEQSSPTQSVQALFVHSESIPSNSSPRLLHSNGPQY, encoded by the coding sequence atgacgaaaaggaaaattccCCAACACCGGACTTTTGGTGATCACTCTTTCTGGGACACCCACTGCCAATCCTACCCTGTCTTCCGTCGACGCGACGCCGTCCCTGACCCCGTCCGCCTCTCGTCGGACTCCGCGATTGGAGTTACAGActccgtcgtcgccaatacGGTCCCCGTCAATCCGTACCGCCGAATCCGTCCCGAATCAATCCCTGCTCAACGGCGTGCCGGCGATGGATCATCCGACTCCTGTACCTCACGAGAGCACCGCCGAGAGCCaagccaaaacaaaacacaGGCCGTGAATGCGCGTCTCTCGAAGGCCTCATTATCACGGACCGGAAGGAGCGCTCCGACCAGTATACCGCCAAGTGCGGAAAGCAGAGACACCGGAATGAAAAAGCCTTTCCCCGGCACTGCCTACCCGTCGGAGCAATCATCACCAACGCAGAGTGTACAAGCCCTTTTCGTCCATTCTGAATCCATCCCAAGCAATTCTTCGCCACGCCTCCTCCACTCCAACGGACCCCAATATTGA
- a CDS encoding predicted protein → MTKRKIPQHRTFGDHSFWDTHCQSYPVFRRRDAVPDPVRLSSDSAIGVTDSVVANTVPVNPYRRIRPESIPAQRRAGDGSSDSCTSPEHRREPSQNKTQAVNAPLSKASLSRTGRSAPTSIPPSAESRDTGMKVPFPGTAYPSEQSSPTQSVQALFVHSESIPSNSSPRLLHSNGPQY, encoded by the coding sequence atgacgaaaaggaaaattccCCAACACCGGACTTTTGGTGATCATTCTTTCTGGGACACCCACTGCCAATCCTACCCTGTCTTCCGTCGACGCGACGCCGTCCCTGACCCCGTCCGCCTCTCGTCGGACTCCGCGATTGGAGTTACAGActccgtcgtcgccaatacGGTCCCCGTCAATCCGTACCGCCGAATCCGTCCCGAATCAATCCCTGCTCAACGGCGTGCCGGCGATGGATCATCCGACTCCTGTACCTCACCAGAGCACCGCCGAGAGCCaagccaaaacaaaacacaGGCCGTGAATGCGCCTCTCTCGAAGGCCTCATTATCACGGACCGGAAGGAGCGCTCCGACCAGTATACCGCCAAGTGCGGAAAGCAGAGACACCGGAATGAAAGTGCCTTTCCCCGGCACTGCCTACCCGTCGGAGCAATCATCACCAACGCAGAGTGTACAAGCCCTTTTCGTCCATTCTGAATCCATCCCAAGCAATTCTTCGCCACGCCTCCTCCACTCCAACGGACCCCAATATTGA
- a CDS encoding predicted protein: MQACRQAVCLYWLVRLVHLVCTVLGMTKRKIPQHRTFGDHSFWDTHCQSYPVFRRRDAVPDPVRLSSDSAIGVTDSVVANTVPVNPYRRIRPESIPAQRRAGDGSSDSCTSPEHRREPSQNKTQAVNAPLSKASLSRTGRSAPTSIPPSAESRDTGMKVPFPGTAYPSEQSSPTQSVQALFVHSESIPSNSSPRLLHSNGPQY, from the coding sequence ATGCAGGCATGCAGGCAGGCAGTCTGTCTGTACTGGCTAGTCCGTCTCGTCCATCTGGTTTGCACTGTCCTCGGAatgacgaaaaggaaaattccCCAACACCGGACTTTTGGTGATCACTCTTTCTGGGACACCCACTGCCAATCCTACCCTGTCTTCCGTCGACGCGACGCCGTCCCTGACCCCGTCCGCCTCTCGTCGGACTCCGCGATTGGAGTTACAGActccgtcgtcgccaatacGGTCCCCGTCAATCCGTACCGCCGAATCCGTCCCGAATCAATCCCTGCTCAACGGCGTGCCGGCGATGGATCATCCGACTCCTGTACCTCACCAGAGCACCGCCGAGAGCCaagccaaaacaaaacacaGGCCGTGAATGCGCCTCTCTCGAAGGCCTCATTATCACGGACCGGAAGGAGCGCTCCGACCAGTATACCGCCAAGTGCGGAAAGCAGAGACACCGGAATGAAAGTGCCTTTCCCCGGCACTGCCTACCCGTCGGAGCAATCATCACCAACGCAGAGTGTACAAGCCCTTTTCGTCCATTCTGAATCCATCCCAAGCAATTCTTCGCCACGCCTCCTCCACTCCAACGGACCCCAATATTGA
- a CDS encoding predicted protein: MCDALCGTGAPIRDFFDLAGFDPPFPTTNCIIAVTAAFGFGILPPRPRRRYHLLFPACTLTLSSSLFLSSTSFAWMRSSLAGTTNALARRRNEEWKAAATISIRCAHRQHPTQSAPTSACTCDVSSGWNPVSCRCYSTIEALGKQLGRTRPSLQFWFSARSTAVQTRQYANGDSLHAGAAALRISTETPSANSGSGAYDKRNTALVGRGALRTFASTGSTSVHDSVDTDGSLYHTNDAADGVVGYGSELAQVRSHTQHLLHDLPPGFLSGNYLTEPVLSWADASKILYWWIIRKTPESVERSLEILSALVREVDRLQVEDEDEDTSIRFLNPSLVESIVINWSFCWKRYNSMKVTPIILYEKLQECAAQLSSLELSGKALIHIIHGTVLAEREIVKSSSKTYATASFCDQVFRSALLLPYSPDTLTLTLNLCLKAWLRSGHRNGYRGDQRAEHATQLFEDALQAGVAVDAISYNTMLRIYADCGKGEHAQSLLDEWCRAYNRDPFVVAEPNLLSLNITLAAWSKSAKHTPDAASHAQTLLRRVWDPYDDIGKIGIQPDTVTLNTILSCWARSAWQPSNTAEKAQTMLQEMKSLFDSGELDVQPDVYSYTTAMNVFAKAGHPESAEELLNTMHQKYLGGDKRMMPTSLMHVSILEAWGRSLHPDRIEKAEYALSRMEELRNCGFLTTHTATHSNDSNAAAAYNVMLNTYVKADAVDKAEALLRRMMAHTDPVLPPPDGRTFSIVILALVRSPDGTLRAAELLDSALELYRKSGPGVFEFDIRPINAVISALSRKDSTVTQAVALIHRMLDWVEQGDQRLRPCDASYGPLLFALHKAQLDIDGAPYIAGILERFEKLHASGILPAPPKYEAYKFQVLAWRFSKQPNAAKNAHAVLKFLSNQARQGKRNYQPEALLYNAVLEIMAMHRLPLQAENLLQEMYNDYLTNPINAKPNLRSFNAVLWAWARLEQSSVALEHTRSLLAQMQRLHSSEDEAKGLDVEPDTVSYNCVMSAWMNSRHEDAPTQIEHIFRHSLSVESVRTKPDQYSFTLVIQGWLRGRNIEKCTAALENMWQAYTENRIRVYPNPRLIQQAIALATVDDAAQVARLEALMLKIKKLPVRHRPTA, from the coding sequence ATGTGTGACGCCCTATGCGGGACCGGAGCCCCAATACGGGATTTCTTTGATCTTGCAGGGTTCGACCCTCCATTTCCGACCACCAACTGTATTATAGCAGTTACGGCAGCCTTTGGATTTGGAATCCTTCCGCCGCGACCCCGTCGAAGGTATCACTTGCTCTTTCCTGCGTGTACATTGACCCTCTCCTCTTCTCTCTTCTTATCATCAACTTCGTTTGCCTGGATGCGATCTTCGCTTGCTGGAACAACGAATGCTTTAGCTCGTAGGCGAAACGAGGAATGGAAAGCAGCCGCTACAATCTCAATCCGATGCGCTCACAGGCAGCACCCTACACAATCGGCACCCACATCCGCGTGTACGTGTGATGTGTCGTCTGGATGGAACCCCGTGTCGTGTCGCTGCTATTCTACGATAGAAGCACTAGGGAAACAACTAGGGCGAACACGACCCTCACTGCAATTTTGGTTCTCAGCACGGTCGACGGCTGTGCAAACACGACAGTACGCAAACGGCGATTCGCTCCACGCTGGTGCGGCTGCTCTTCGCATCTCCACAGAAACACCGAGTGCGAATTCGGGGAGCGGAGCATACGATAAGCGGAACACGGCTCTCGTGGGTCGTGGAGCTCTTCGCACTTTTGCTAGCACCGGAAGCACCTCTGTCCACGATTCTGTAGACACTGATGGCAGCCTCTACCACACAAATGATGCGGCTGATGGTGTAGTCGGATACGGAAGCGAACTGGCGCAGGTGCGATCCCATACACAACATCTTCTGCACGATCTACCACCAGGTTTCTTGTCAGGGAACTACTTGACGGAACCCGTCCTCTCCTGGGCTGATGCCTCCAAAATTTTGTACTGGTGGATCATTCGTAAGACGCCAGAATCTGTCGAACGTAGCCTGGAAATACTGTCAGCCTTGGTGCGCGAAGTTGATCGACTACAGGTAGAAGATGAGGACGAAGATACCTCTATTCGCTTTTTGAATCCGTCTCTGGTCGAATCAATCGTCATCAATTGGAGTTTTTGCTGGAAGCGGTACAATTCTATGAAAGTTACGCCAATTATACTCTACGAGAAGTTGCAAGAGTGTGCCGCACAACTCTCGTCACTCGAGCTCTCCGGCAAAGCATTGATACATATCATCCACGGAACAGTCTTGGCGGAAAGGGAAATTGTGAAGTCTTCTTCGAAGACGTACGCCACGGCCTCGTTTTGCGACCAAGTGTTCCGCAGCGCACTTTTGTTGCCCTACAGTCCCGACACGCTGACGCTGACGCTGAATCTGTGTCTCAAAGCCTGGTTGCGAAGTGGACATCGCAATGGTTACCGCGGCGACCAGCGAGCTGAACATGCGACCCAGTTGTTCGAGGACGCTTTGCAAGCTGGAGTCGCTGTGGACGCGATTTCCTATAATACAATGTTGCGTATCTACGCCGATTGTGGTAAGGGCGAACATGCTCAATCCCTCCTGGATGAATGGTGTCGAGCTTATAACCGTGATCCCTTTGTCGTCGCTGAACCCAACCTACTGTCTTTAAACATTACGTTGGCAGCCTGGTCCAAATCGGCCAAACACACTCCCGACGCCGCCTCCCATGCACAAACGTTGTTGCGCCGCGTATGGGATCCATACGACGACATTGGCAAAATCGGGATTCAACCCGATACTGTCACCCTCAATACCATTCTATCATGTTGGGCTCGATCAGCATGGCAACCATCCAATACCGCCGAAAAAGCGCAGACTATGTTGCAAGAAATGAAATCTTTATTTGATAGTGGTGAATTGGACGTGCAGCCAGACGTATACTCCTACACAACCGCGATGAATGTGTTTGCTAAAGCCGGTCATCCAGAATCGGCTGAAGAGTTGCTTAACACTATGCATCAAAAATACCTTGGCGGCGACAAAAGAATGATGCCAACGTCTCTTATGCATGTTTCCATCCTCGAAGCATGGGGGAGATCTCTACACCCTGATCGGATCGAAAAGGCGGAATATGCTTTGTCCCGAATGGAAGAATTGCGCAATTGTGGATTCTTGACGACGCATACCGCAACACATAGCAATGATTCAAACGCGGCAGCCGCTTACAATGTTATGCTGAATACCTACGTCAAAGCCGATGCCGTAGACAAGGCGGAAGCACTGTTGCGTCGCATGATGGCTCATACGGATCCCGTTCTCCCCCCACCCGACGGCCGGACTTTTTCTATTGTTATCCTTGCCTTGGTTCGTTCGCCTGATGGAACTCTTCGTGCCGCGGAACTACTAGATAGCGCATTAGAGCTTTACCGGAAATCGGGGCCCGGAGTCTTTGAGTTTGATATCCGACCCATCAATGCTGTTATCAGTGCTTTGAGTCGCAAAGATAGCACCGTAACACAAGCTGTTGCCTTAATACATCGCATGTTGGATTGGGTTGAACAGGGCGACCAGAGGTTGCGACCGTGTGATGCGAGTTACGGACCGTTGCTGTTCGCATTACATAAAGCTCAGCTTGATATTGACGGAGCGCCATATATTGCTGGCATTCTTGAGCGATTTGAAAAACTCCATGCAAGCGGTATCTTGCCAGCCCCTCCTAAATATGAGGCATACAAGTTTCAGGTCTTGGCATGGAGGTTTTCCAAGCAACCGAACGCGGCCAAGAATGCCCACGCGGTGCTCAAGTTTTTGAGCAACCAAGCTCGACAAGGTAAAAGGAACTATCAGCCTGAAGCACTACTATACAATGCCGTATTGGAAATAATGGCCATGCACCGATTACCTCTACAAGCAGAAAATTTGCTCCAAGAGATGTATAACGACTACTTGACCAATCCGATCAATGCCAAGCCAAATTTGCGATCTTTCAATGCTGTCCTTTGGGCTTGGGCCCGTTTAGAACAATCTTCAGTAGCGTTAGAACACACTCGTTCGCTGCTGGCTCAAATGCAGCGATTACATTCgtcggaagacgaagccaaagGACTCGATGTTGAGCCCGACACCGTTTCGTATAATTGCGTCATGAGTGCCTGGATGAATTCGAGACACGAGGATGCACCGACGCAAATCGAGCATATCTTCCGGCATTCGCTTTCGGTTGAATCTGTCAGAACCAAACCAGACCAGTACTCTTTTACGTTGGTCATACAGGGATGGCTGCGGGGTCGTAATATTGAGAAATGTACTGCCGCCTTGGAAAACATGTGGCAGGCGTATACGGAGAATCGCATCCGTGTATACCCCAATCCCAGACTCATACAACAGGCAATTGCATTGGCGACAGTTGACGATGCCGCACAGGTTGCACGACTCGAAGCCTTAATGCTCAAGATCAAGAAGTTGCCAGTCCGGCACAGACCGACTGCCTGA